A window from Chitinophaga filiformis encodes these proteins:
- a CDS encoding class I SAM-dependent methyltransferase, which translates to MSRNIHTAQQYWDVRSDLFANYYKKPSLFDKLFRQAVYTRTAVALKTIQEYNRPTILDIGSGPGVNSVTWLKNSDASFLLGIDFAESMNEYARKNAAAEGVADRCKFIEGDFMKHNLDNRTFDVSVAAGVFDYIEDARSFIKKMAAVTNKAFVISWPSNGLRMVLRRYRYTCSVYHYSEKSIRDLHASCNIKHIEIIPTSGGWVTVARKK; encoded by the coding sequence ATGTCAAGAAACATACACACAGCCCAACAGTATTGGGATGTCCGCAGTGACTTATTTGCCAATTACTACAAGAAACCCTCGCTCTTCGACAAACTATTCAGGCAGGCGGTTTACACCCGTACGGCAGTGGCTTTAAAAACGATCCAGGAGTACAATCGACCTACCATATTGGACATAGGCTCGGGACCGGGGGTGAATAGTGTTACCTGGTTAAAGAACTCAGATGCTTCTTTCCTGTTAGGAATTGATTTCGCAGAATCGATGAATGAATATGCAAGAAAAAATGCAGCCGCAGAAGGTGTTGCCGATCGTTGCAAATTCATCGAAGGCGATTTCATGAAACACAATCTGGACAACCGTACCTTCGATGTATCAGTAGCGGCAGGCGTATTCGATTATATTGAAGATGCCCGCTCATTTATCAAAAAAATGGCCGCTGTTACCAACAAGGCATTTGTGATATCATGGCCCAGCAATGGGCTCAGAATGGTGCTGCGCCGGTATCGCTACACCTGTTCTGTTTATCATTACAGTGAAAAAAGTATACGCGACCTGCACGCCAGCTGCAACATCAAACACATTGAAATAATACCTACCAGCGGAGGTTGGGTAACCGTTGCCAGGAAAAAATAA
- a CDS encoding FkbM family methyltransferase: protein MSLLNTLKFLTNHPLSSDRKFQTICRFVGWQISSRLMPYPVIYPFTVKSKLIVQKGMSGATGNLYCGLHEFHDMAFLLHLLRPGDLFVDVGANVGGYTVLASGHVEAETIAIEPAPATYAKLQANIRINDMADRVHALNIALGSAAGVVNFTTSLDTTNHVVVGEEAADTVEISIDTLDNVLEDQSPILLKIDVEGFETEVLKGAKKILQQQSLKAIIIELNGLSERYGVENRKNHEALLGYGFLPYTYDPFKKALQKCASFGDFNTIYIRDIDFVKNRLVTADKVYLRNQAI, encoded by the coding sequence ATGAGTCTTCTTAACACACTGAAGTTTCTGACGAACCATCCGTTAAGTTCAGATCGCAAGTTCCAGACCATCTGCCGTTTTGTTGGCTGGCAGATATCGTCAAGGCTGATGCCATATCCTGTTATTTACCCCTTCACTGTAAAATCGAAACTGATTGTACAAAAGGGAATGTCCGGGGCTACAGGCAATTTATATTGTGGTCTTCATGAATTCCACGACATGGCCTTCTTACTGCATTTACTGCGGCCGGGCGACCTGTTTGTGGATGTAGGCGCAAATGTAGGCGGATATACAGTGCTGGCTTCCGGCCACGTGGAAGCAGAGACGATAGCCATTGAGCCGGCTCCTGCAACGTATGCAAAGTTGCAGGCGAATATCCGCATTAATGATATGGCAGACAGGGTGCATGCATTAAATATAGCATTGGGATCTGCTGCAGGAGTAGTGAATTTTACCACTTCGCTCGATACTACCAATCATGTGGTAGTAGGAGAAGAAGCAGCCGACACAGTAGAGATCAGCATAGACACGCTGGATAATGTCCTGGAAGATCAATCGCCCATCCTGTTAAAGATCGATGTGGAGGGCTTTGAAACGGAAGTGCTGAAAGGTGCAAAAAAAATATTGCAGCAGCAAAGCCTGAAGGCTATTATTATTGAATTGAACGGGTTGAGCGAGCGCTATGGCGTGGAGAACAGGAAGAACCATGAAGCCTTGCTGGGATATGGTTTTCTGCCTTACACGTATGATCCGTTTAAAAAAGCGCTGCAGAAATGCGCAAGCTTCGGTGATTTTAATACAATATACATCAGGGATATCGATTTTGTAAAGAACAGGTTAGTAACTGCAGATAAGGTCTATCTCAGGAATCAGGCCATCTGA
- a CDS encoding sugar transferase, producing the protein MQLYSKIIKPLLDGIIAFVGLVALSPLLVLLTVFLYLANKGKPFFLQPRPGTHGRIFKVVKFKTMNDRRGPDGELLPDEVRLTPVGKFIRKTSLDELPQLLNVLKGDMSLVGPRPLLVEYLPLYNDLQWKRHRVKPGITGWAQVNGRNAISWPERFAYDAWYVDNISFALDVKIMLMTVLKVIRSEGISSSSSATMEKFKGNEIQRSEDISSASSVTIGKYTGNEVQ; encoded by the coding sequence ATGCAGTTGTATAGTAAGATCATAAAGCCGCTGCTGGACGGCATTATCGCCTTTGTTGGCCTTGTAGCACTTTCACCGTTGCTTGTTTTGCTTACAGTGTTCCTCTATCTGGCCAATAAAGGAAAGCCCTTCTTCCTGCAACCCAGGCCTGGCACACATGGACGGATCTTCAAAGTGGTCAAGTTCAAAACAATGAATGACAGGCGGGGCCCGGATGGAGAGCTCTTGCCCGACGAAGTAAGGCTGACCCCGGTAGGAAAATTTATAAGAAAAACCTCTCTCGATGAACTTCCACAGTTATTAAACGTTTTAAAAGGAGATATGAGTTTGGTAGGCCCCCGACCCCTATTAGTTGAATATCTGCCATTGTATAATGACCTGCAGTGGAAAAGACATAGAGTAAAACCGGGTATTACAGGATGGGCACAGGTAAATGGCAGAAATGCCATCAGCTGGCCGGAAAGATTTGCCTACGACGCGTGGTACGTAGACAACATCAGCTTCGCGCTGGATGTAAAGATCATGCTGATGACCGTACTGAAGGTGATACGATCCGAAGGTATCAGTTCCTCTTCATCAGCTACCATGGAAAAATTTAAAGGAAACGAGATACAACGATCAGAAGATATAAGTTCCGCATCATCAGTAACCATTGGAAAGTATACCGGAAACGAGGTACAATAA
- a CDS encoding polysaccharide deacetylase family protein: protein MKDSCTPTFTLSIDWEDFGQILCRDYCSLITQPLKTIDRQTNIILDTLSETNQKATFFILGMLAQYRPDLVMKIASQGHEIAMHGQHHVNMRRLSRKEAHKDLSDSYNLITDIIGAPIHGYRAPYFSIDESNLYVLEILSEMGLIYDSSIFPMKLRRYGIANFNTSDMLYELPNGRSLVELPLTVIDWKQKKIPVAGGGYMRLLPKFYLDRVFRDLSKRQQNVMLYMHPYEFDTEYINCSENYPPGTSYSKTRTFIANMRWNLFRNSIRPKINALLQSYNFITCLKKAENVKKHTHSPTVLGCPQ, encoded by the coding sequence ATGAAAGACAGCTGTACACCCACATTCACGCTCTCCATCGACTGGGAGGATTTCGGTCAGATTTTATGCAGAGACTATTGCTCGCTCATTACACAACCACTTAAAACGATCGACAGGCAAACCAATATTATTCTCGACACTTTATCAGAGACCAATCAAAAGGCGACTTTCTTTATACTGGGCATGCTGGCGCAATACCGTCCCGATCTCGTTATGAAGATCGCCAGTCAGGGACACGAAATTGCCATGCACGGCCAGCACCACGTAAACATGCGCCGCCTCAGCAGAAAGGAAGCCCACAAAGACCTGTCAGATTCCTATAATCTTATAACAGACATTATTGGCGCCCCCATACACGGGTACAGGGCGCCTTATTTTTCAATTGATGAAAGCAACCTGTATGTGCTGGAAATATTGTCTGAAATGGGACTTATCTATGACAGCAGTATCTTTCCCATGAAGCTCAGGCGGTATGGCATCGCCAATTTCAATACAAGCGATATGCTGTACGAATTACCTAACGGCAGATCGCTGGTTGAACTTCCACTGACGGTAATAGACTGGAAGCAGAAGAAAATACCGGTAGCGGGGGGTGGTTATATGCGACTCCTTCCCAAGTTTTATTTAGATCGTGTTTTCAGGGACCTAAGCAAGCGGCAACAGAATGTAATGTTGTACATGCATCCCTACGAATTTGACACAGAGTATATCAATTGCAGTGAGAACTATCCCCCAGGCACCAGCTACTCCAAAACCAGAACCTTCATTGCAAACATGCGCTGGAACCTGTTCAGAAATTCCATCAGACCGAAAATAAACGCTTTACTTCAAAGTTATAATTTCATTACCTGTTTAAAAAAAGCTGAGAATGTCAAGAAACATACACACAGCCCAACAGTATTGGGATGTCCGCAGTGA
- a CDS encoding DUF4838 domain-containing protein, translating to MKKAFLLLAVLSGAFISCAQGIVLVKNNVAVSGIVVAKNASDQVQTAAKTLQLYLQKSTGATLPIRNTGQGTSNLYVGKGAYAGIGNVNLDEDGFLLQSVGGNNFVILGGSDWGTEFGVYDFLERFVGVRWLMPTDVGTVIPKLNTLQIPTVKIVENPVFLSRAISPIWIDKNTTPMNQWGRFNRLRGRVDASHNLKNLFPPEKFSRSHPEFYPMVKGQKVLPQTNADQSWQPDFTAPGISDAASKEIINWFGQHKDATNFSLGINDSGNFNESASIRSRGQKNTLGFLSYSDQYYAWANDVVSKVRKIYPGKKYPVLAYTFVVDPPANSKVDKDIIPFIAYERARWGAKALKQQDQDLTERWGQAAESLGWYDYIYGLTYLLPRVWFHAMKDYLVWGSTHKVKYYYAELYPNWGEGPKAWVLSKLLWNPNQDVDALLDDWYRNAAGKQGGPKLKAFYAIWEKFWTQDVFANGGNSDTKSRILFYDPSYLQLVPDDYLTQSDKLLGDALKLAETDQQKQLVTRLTQMWTIYRLSAVAYKKYKQGNGNSPEGRQRLQLLQSLKTDLLYSLPANSILSRASVTGNDW from the coding sequence ATGAAAAAGGCATTTTTATTACTGGCAGTATTATCGGGCGCTTTTATCAGCTGCGCACAGGGCATTGTGCTTGTAAAAAACAATGTGGCCGTATCAGGGATCGTTGTGGCAAAAAACGCCAGCGACCAGGTCCAGACTGCGGCGAAGACGCTACAGCTGTATCTGCAAAAGAGTACGGGCGCTACCCTGCCTATCAGGAACACCGGGCAGGGTACCTCTAATCTGTATGTTGGTAAAGGCGCTTATGCCGGTATCGGCAATGTTAACCTGGATGAAGATGGGTTCCTCCTGCAGTCGGTGGGCGGGAATAATTTTGTTATTCTCGGTGGCAGCGACTGGGGGACGGAATTTGGCGTATATGATTTTCTCGAAAGATTCGTAGGCGTAAGATGGCTGATGCCTACAGACGTGGGAACGGTGATCCCTAAACTGAATACACTGCAGATACCCACTGTTAAGATTGTCGAAAACCCCGTTTTCCTCTCGCGTGCCATATCTCCCATCTGGATAGACAAAAATACTACTCCGATGAATCAATGGGGTAGGTTCAACAGGCTGAGAGGCAGGGTAGATGCCTCGCATAACCTGAAGAACCTGTTCCCGCCTGAGAAATTTTCCAGGTCCCATCCCGAGTTTTACCCGATGGTGAAGGGACAGAAGGTATTACCCCAAACGAACGCCGATCAATCCTGGCAACCCGATTTTACAGCCCCCGGTATTTCGGACGCGGCATCGAAAGAGATCATCAACTGGTTTGGCCAGCATAAGGATGCGACGAATTTTTCCCTGGGCATCAACGATTCGGGAAACTTCAATGAATCGGCCAGTATCCGAAGCAGGGGACAAAAGAACACACTCGGATTTCTCAGTTATTCTGACCAGTACTATGCCTGGGCCAATGATGTGGTGAGTAAGGTCAGGAAGATATATCCCGGGAAAAAATATCCCGTGCTTGCCTATACTTTTGTGGTGGACCCGCCTGCCAATAGTAAAGTTGACAAAGATATCATCCCATTTATTGCTTACGAAAGGGCGCGCTGGGGCGCGAAGGCATTGAAGCAGCAGGATCAGGACCTGACAGAGCGCTGGGGACAGGCGGCTGAGTCGCTGGGCTGGTACGATTATATCTATGGCCTTACCTACCTGCTGCCGAGGGTTTGGTTCCATGCCATGAAAGACTATCTCGTATGGGGAAGCACGCATAAGGTGAAATATTATTATGCTGAGCTGTACCCTAACTGGGGCGAAGGTCCTAAAGCCTGGGTGCTGTCAAAATTGTTATGGAACCCTAACCAGGATGTGGACGCCTTGCTGGATGACTGGTACAGGAATGCCGCCGGTAAACAGGGCGGTCCTAAACTGAAGGCATTTTATGCCATATGGGAGAAGTTCTGGACACAGGACGTATTCGCCAATGGTGGCAATTCCGATACAAAGAGCCGGATCCTGTTCTATGATCCGTCTTATTTACAGCTGGTACCGGACGATTATCTGACCCAATCCGATAAACTGCTCGGAGACGCGCTGAAGCTGGCAGAAACAGACCAGCAGAAGCAGCTGGTAACCAGGTTAACCCAGATGTGGACTATCTACAGGCTGTCTGCGGTAGCGTACAAAAAATATAAACAGGGGAACGGCAACTCACCAGAAGGCCGTCAAAGACTACAACTACTCCAGTCACTAAAGACCGACCTCCTTTATTCATTACCGGCCAATTCTATTCTTTCCCGGGCTAGTGTAACAGGTAATGACTGGTAA
- a CDS encoding DegT/DnrJ/EryC1/StrS family aminotransferase gives MNTKIWLSSPHMGNKEIEYVHEAFNTNWIAPLGPHVDGFERDVAAYTGAGHVAALSSGTAALHMALILLGVGKGDEVICQSMTFAASANPVMYQGATPIFVDSEEETWGMDPELLEEAIKDRIARGKKPKAIIPVHLYGMPVKIDEIMTVAAAYDIPVVEDAAEALGSTFQDKACGTFGKLGVLSFNGNKIITTSGGGALVGNDEELIKKARFLATQAKDAAPHYQHSQIGYNYRMSNVCAGIGRGQMEVLNDRVAQRRANHDYYLNQLGDLPGITFVMEPEGYYSNRWLTTILVNPAESNGVTREELRIALEKENIESRAVWKPMHIQPVFEGAPAYVNGTSEKLFEQGLCLPSGSNLTHNELDRVINIFNEVMQPQKV, from the coding sequence GTGAATACAAAAATCTGGCTCTCATCGCCCCATATGGGAAACAAGGAAATTGAATACGTACACGAGGCATTTAACACCAATTGGATAGCCCCCCTCGGACCTCATGTGGACGGATTTGAACGTGACGTTGCTGCATACACCGGCGCAGGTCATGTTGCTGCATTATCATCCGGAACCGCAGCGTTGCATATGGCGCTCATTTTGCTGGGCGTAGGAAAAGGAGATGAAGTGATCTGTCAGAGTATGACATTTGCTGCATCTGCCAATCCTGTTATGTATCAGGGCGCCACACCCATATTTGTGGACAGCGAGGAGGAAACCTGGGGTATGGACCCTGAACTGCTGGAAGAAGCCATTAAGGACAGGATTGCCCGCGGTAAAAAGCCGAAGGCGATCATTCCGGTGCACTTGTACGGCATGCCCGTAAAAATTGATGAAATAATGACCGTTGCTGCCGCATACGACATTCCTGTGGTGGAAGACGCTGCGGAAGCGCTCGGTTCTACTTTCCAGGATAAAGCCTGTGGCACATTCGGAAAGCTGGGCGTACTCAGTTTTAACGGCAATAAGATCATCACTACCAGTGGCGGAGGAGCCCTGGTGGGAAATGATGAAGAACTGATAAAAAAGGCCCGCTTCCTGGCAACCCAGGCCAAGGATGCTGCACCTCACTACCAGCACAGCCAGATAGGCTACAATTACCGCATGAGTAACGTCTGTGCAGGCATAGGCCGCGGACAGATGGAAGTGCTGAATGACCGTGTAGCGCAAAGAAGGGCAAATCATGACTATTACTTAAACCAGCTGGGCGATCTTCCGGGCATTACTTTTGTTATGGAACCGGAGGGTTATTATTCCAACAGGTGGCTGACCACTATACTGGTCAACCCTGCCGAAAGTAACGGCGTTACCAGGGAAGAACTGAGAATTGCGCTGGAAAAGGAAAATATAGAATCGAGGGCTGTATGGAAACCAATGCATATACAGCCGGTATTTGAAGGCGCTCCTGCTTACGTAAACGGTACGTCAGAAAAATTGTTCGAACAGGGGCTTTGCCTGCCCAGTGGCTCGAACCTTACCCACAACGAACTGGATAGAGTAATCAATATATTCAATGAAGTAATGCAGCCGCAAAAGGTATAG
- a CDS encoding heparinase II/III family protein translates to MSSWTTLKKGIRVVHNMGWRYVAFRSVYELNRRTGRLKKRFPHTPAKVKYLTLDNWKNQTVKFFFESREDLNIPRNPEQGLATRYREIKAGKLPFFNGKVIDLGIDSDWMRNPDSGFVYDRDKHWTEIEDYSKQAGDIKFVWERARFAYLYDIIRYDYHFKEDCAAFVLQNILSWIKANKVNCGPHYKCSQEISLRVLNWTFALYYYRNSAHLTEQVFEEIQHAIYWQLHHVYENINFSRIAVRNNHAITETLALYLGGLLYPAFPGAANWKEKGWKWLIQEVEYQIYPDGSYLQFSMNYHRVVIQLLTWAIRLAGLNGETFPPVVTERAEKSLRFLRSCMNDSDGWLPNYGANDGALFFRLNNRHYRDYRPQLQALAVLLDADVAFPEIYEDVYWYGKLPAASEVGPKEYHGMFSYPNGGFYVCREQDTLTFMRCGDHRDRPSQADNLHLDIWYKGENLLMDAGSYKYNTNDQTLRYFMGTASHNTVMLGDLDQMEKGPRFIWYNWTQSKNAVLYETAEEYIWEGTISAFQHAGPDITHRRVVKKKKGMPFWRVEDYITNKPAQLSMRQLWHTALPKAIVFNATDGQGNKLKAEERTGAYSSLYGVREESREFIFTTNQHAIITEISLNR, encoded by the coding sequence ATGAGTAGCTGGACGACGTTGAAGAAAGGCATCAGGGTAGTGCACAACATGGGCTGGCGATACGTCGCCTTTCGCTCGGTCTATGAACTGAACAGGAGAACGGGGAGACTTAAAAAACGTTTTCCCCACACGCCGGCCAAGGTGAAGTACCTTACACTGGACAACTGGAAAAACCAGACCGTAAAATTCTTTTTCGAAAGCAGGGAAGACCTGAATATTCCCCGCAACCCGGAACAGGGACTTGCTACCCGTTACCGGGAGATAAAGGCCGGTAAACTGCCTTTCTTCAACGGGAAGGTGATAGACCTTGGCATTGACAGTGACTGGATGAGGAACCCTGACAGTGGCTTCGTATATGACCGCGACAAGCACTGGACAGAGATAGAAGATTACTCCAAGCAGGCCGGCGATATCAAGTTCGTATGGGAAAGGGCGAGGTTTGCTTACCTGTACGATATCATCCGTTACGATTATCATTTTAAGGAGGATTGCGCCGCTTTTGTGCTGCAGAATATCCTTTCCTGGATAAAGGCCAATAAGGTGAACTGTGGCCCTCATTATAAGTGTAGCCAGGAAATAAGCCTGCGGGTATTGAACTGGACCTTTGCATTGTATTATTACCGCAATTCCGCACACCTGACAGAACAGGTATTTGAGGAGATCCAGCATGCTATATACTGGCAGCTGCATCATGTGTATGAGAACATCAACTTCTCCAGGATCGCTGTAAGGAACAACCACGCCATTACGGAAACGCTGGCCCTTTACCTGGGCGGCCTGTTATATCCTGCATTCCCCGGCGCTGCCAACTGGAAGGAAAAGGGCTGGAAATGGCTGATACAGGAAGTGGAATACCAGATCTATCCTGATGGCAGCTACCTCCAGTTTTCCATGAACTATCACCGGGTAGTGATACAACTGTTGACCTGGGCCATCCGGCTGGCAGGCCTGAATGGAGAAACATTCCCGCCTGTTGTAACAGAAAGGGCGGAAAAGTCCCTGAGGTTCCTGCGTTCATGTATGAACGACAGCGATGGCTGGTTGCCCAACTACGGCGCGAATGACGGGGCGCTTTTCTTCCGGCTCAACAACCGGCATTACCGCGATTACCGGCCACAGTTGCAGGCACTGGCTGTATTGCTGGATGCGGATGTGGCATTTCCGGAAATTTATGAAGATGTATACTGGTATGGCAAGCTGCCCGCTGCAAGTGAGGTGGGGCCCAAGGAATATCATGGTATGTTCAGCTACCCGAATGGTGGCTTTTACGTGTGCCGTGAACAGGATACGCTTACGTTCATGCGTTGCGGTGATCACCGCGACCGGCCTTCTCAGGCTGATAATCTCCATCTCGATATCTGGTATAAGGGTGAGAATCTGCTCATGGATGCGGGGAGTTATAAGTATAACACTAACGATCAGACGCTGCGCTATTTCATGGGCACCGCTTCCCATAATACCGTGATGCTGGGCGACCTTGACCAGATGGAAAAAGGGCCCCGGTTTATCTGGTATAACTGGACGCAAAGCAAGAACGCTGTGCTGTATGAAACAGCGGAAGAGTATATATGGGAAGGAACGATATCTGCCTTTCAGCATGCAGGTCCTGATATTACACACAGGCGTGTTGTAAAGAAGAAAAAAGGAATGCCCTTCTGGCGGGTGGAGGACTATATCACGAATAAGCCGGCGCAGCTCAGTATGCGCCAGCTATGGCATACTGCATTGCCGAAAGCGATCGTCTTTAATGCCACAGACGGGCAGGGAAACAAACTGAAGGCAGAAGAAAGAACGGGCGCTTATTCTTCACTGTATGGCGTCAGGGAAGAAAGCCGCGAGTTCATCTTTACCACTAACCAGCATGCAATCATCACAGAGATAAGTTTAAACAGATAG
- a CDS encoding glycosyltransferase family 4 protein yields MKILLIHQYFLEEDDPGGSRWNEITKTWTEQGHSVTVLAGMMHANGSEKRAEYKKKYFVKKQQGDVTVWRCHVSESYNRNFLGRLWGYFCFMFSSLWAGLVKVKGDFDVAIVTSPPLFVGFSGYVLSRVKRVPFLFEVRDLWPESAIDSGVLKSKLIIKMACWFESFIYRKASLINVLTPAFFNTLRDKKNVPEDKLIFIPNAADFTLSDNLLDTFDRDAFREEHRLNGHFVITYVGAHGVANDLEQVLKAGKQLEDTPVLFLLIGQGMDKKRLQQVAEDMKVTNVRFLDPVPKREVFKYILASEMGASVLKKADTFKTVYSNKTFDYMACKKPILMAIDGVSRELVETAAAGAYVEPENIAEYNRIIREYLLQPERLKREGENGFAYAKQNFDRQVLALRYIDFIQQKILKTGSLSNAVV; encoded by the coding sequence ATGAAGATCTTACTGATTCACCAGTATTTTTTAGAAGAAGACGATCCCGGGGGCTCCCGCTGGAATGAGATCACAAAAACATGGACTGAACAGGGACATAGTGTAACGGTGCTGGCTGGAATGATGCATGCCAACGGATCGGAGAAACGTGCAGAGTACAAGAAGAAATATTTCGTGAAAAAACAGCAGGGCGATGTAACGGTCTGGAGGTGTCATGTATCAGAATCTTACAACCGTAATTTCCTGGGCCGTTTATGGGGGTATTTCTGTTTTATGTTCTCTTCGTTGTGGGCAGGGCTGGTGAAAGTGAAGGGCGATTTCGATGTGGCCATTGTTACTTCGCCGCCTTTGTTCGTAGGCTTTTCAGGGTATGTGTTGTCGCGGGTGAAGCGTGTGCCTTTCCTGTTTGAAGTGAGGGACCTGTGGCCGGAATCGGCCATTGACTCCGGCGTGCTTAAAAGTAAATTGATCATTAAAATGGCCTGCTGGTTTGAAAGTTTTATCTACAGGAAGGCATCGCTGATCAATGTACTGACGCCGGCATTTTTCAATACGTTAAGAGATAAGAAGAATGTGCCGGAAGACAAGCTGATCTTTATTCCCAATGCGGCCGACTTCACGCTGTCAGACAATTTGCTGGATACGTTTGACAGGGATGCATTCAGGGAGGAGCATCGGCTGAATGGTCATTTTGTTATTACCTATGTAGGTGCTCATGGTGTAGCCAATGACCTTGAGCAGGTGCTGAAAGCCGGCAAACAGCTGGAAGATACGCCTGTGCTGTTCCTGCTGATAGGGCAGGGGATGGACAAAAAGCGGCTGCAGCAGGTAGCGGAAGATATGAAGGTAACGAACGTACGTTTTCTTGACCCGGTGCCTAAGCGCGAAGTGTTCAAATATATACTGGCATCGGAAATGGGCGCGTCTGTTTTAAAAAAAGCGGATACTTTCAAAACAGTTTACTCCAATAAAACGTTTGATTATATGGCATGCAAGAAGCCTATCCTGATGGCTATTGACGGCGTATCGCGGGAGTTGGTGGAAACAGCGGCAGCAGGCGCTTATGTGGAGCCTGAAAATATTGCTGAATACAACCGCATCATCCGGGAATACCTGTTACAGCCGGAGCGGCTTAAAAGGGAAGGAGAGAACGGCTTTGCTTATGCGAAACAGAACTTTGACAGGCAGGTGCTGGCATTACGGTATATAGATTTTATTCAACAAAAAATATTAAAAACCGGTAGTTTGAGCAATGCAGTTGTATAG
- a CDS encoding gliding motility-associated C-terminal domain-containing protein, with product MKVFVRLSRQWSTVCRRCSFLVGGKRITRTGLQFLCCLFIAGVSAHSATAQDIPLTNPSLEDKPKDNKAPKGWLIAAQTPDVQPGMYKVFVPPTDGNSYVGLHSGPGYLEGIAQELATVMRGGRSYTMSLDLAYYAAYVYRGCYGNVSVYGGNTPSDTAELLWNSGDFYHTGWQRYAVSLNPSADYKYLSIYATVSTAPCTSKYGVVALIDNLSPQLSEAPQISIAATNTCKGGNTGNISVNVTAGTAPFTYQWLPGGETGSRLSHLAAGDYQVTVTAANGLKVSGKVSIGESDLESAFTVTGALCNGDDQNLLQIHTTGGQPPYRYYLNNADQGVSTPLFYHLRAGNYTVKVEDGNGCYNKLENIRVTEPPALSLQQVSIKNTSCGNVQDGRIILMAEGGTPPYLYSIPAKHITQADSILQQLEAGWYRFAVSDSHGCTVEGQAGIEMESRDCAVYIPTAFSPNRDGINDVFRAKVNDAVTEFRLAVYGRWGNLVFETNDPDTGWDGAQKGTFLPVGSYVWMLTYTDSRKQGIKQQGTLVLIR from the coding sequence ATGAAAGTTTTTGTCCGTTTGTCCCGGCAATGGAGCACCGTGTGCAGACGCTGTTCATTCCTTGTTGGAGGAAAAAGAATAACCCGTACCGGCCTGCAATTTCTCTGTTGTCTGTTTATTGCCGGAGTATCGGCCCATTCTGCTACTGCGCAGGATATACCACTGACCAATCCTTCGCTGGAAGATAAGCCAAAGGATAATAAAGCACCTAAAGGCTGGCTGATTGCCGCACAGACGCCGGATGTACAGCCCGGTATGTATAAGGTCTTCGTGCCACCTACCGATGGTAATTCATATGTCGGCCTTCACAGCGGGCCCGGATACCTGGAAGGTATTGCGCAGGAACTGGCAACAGTGATGCGGGGAGGGCGATCTTACACAATGTCATTAGATCTTGCTTACTACGCCGCTTATGTTTACAGGGGATGTTATGGGAACGTATCTGTTTACGGCGGTAATACCCCTTCAGATACAGCTGAGCTGTTATGGAATTCCGGCGATTTCTATCATACCGGCTGGCAACGTTATGCTGTTAGCCTGAACCCATCGGCCGATTATAAATACCTGTCCATCTATGCCACGGTATCTACCGCACCATGTACCAGTAAATATGGGGTAGTGGCATTGATAGATAATCTGTCTCCACAGCTGAGCGAGGCGCCACAGATCAGTATTGCAGCAACAAATACCTGCAAGGGTGGTAATACAGGAAATATATCTGTAAATGTAACTGCAGGAACGGCACCCTTTACATATCAGTGGCTGCCGGGCGGTGAAACAGGCAGCCGGCTGTCGCACCTTGCCGCAGGGGATTACCAGGTAACGGTAACGGCAGCAAACGGTTTGAAGGTATCAGGAAAGGTGAGCATAGGCGAGTCTGACCTGGAGAGTGCTTTTACGGTGACCGGCGCACTATGTAATGGCGATGATCAGAACCTTTTGCAGATCCATACAACAGGCGGACAGCCACCCTATCGTTATTATCTGAACAATGCTGATCAGGGCGTCAGTACACCTCTATTTTATCATCTGCGGGCAGGCAATTATACGGTAAAAGTGGAAGACGGGAACGGTTGTTATAACAAGCTGGAAAACATCCGCGTTACTGAGCCGCCTGCACTTTCCCTGCAGCAGGTTTCAATAAAGAACACCAGCTGTGGGAATGTGCAGGATGGCCGGATCATACTGATGGCGGAAGGAGGAACACCTCCCTATTTATATAGTATTCCGGCAAAACATATCACCCAGGCCGACAGCATACTGCAACAGCTGGAAGCAGGCTGGTACAGGTTTGCCGTATCCGATAGTCATGGATGTACTGTTGAAGGACAGGCTGGTATTGAGATGGAGTCGAGGGATTGTGCTGTGTATATTCCCACTGCTTTCAGTCCGAACAGGGACGGCATCAATGACGTGTTCCGTGCGAAGGTAAATGATGCTGTAACGGAATTCAGGCTGGCTGTGTACGGGCGTTGGGGGAATCTTGTATTTGAAACGAATGACCCCGATACAGGCTGGGATGGTGCACAGAAAGGGACCTTTCTGCCGGTAGGCAGTTATGTATGGATGCTGACATATACTGATAGCAGGAAGCAAGGGATAAAACAGCAGGGCACACTTGTATTGATCAGGTAA